Proteins encoded in a region of the Augochlora pura isolate Apur16 chromosome 4, APUR_v2.2.1, whole genome shotgun sequence genome:
- the LOC144469489 gene encoding uncharacterized protein LOC144469489 isoform X2, whose product MESENAVVLESCEEDSILLQTVKNMVTEDVHTEIDSKEEEFFVVADVEGEQQNVIEVCNEETAITENGEHISWSNLCRVCANTNDHLIPIFEGEGLEHDLCSKIHKYLPIHISETDVLPLQLCYHCAATILAWHELLEGCLTAERRLLTMQESLQVKENTDGLEVSIDTSTSNITESLHQEQETIKDEDCGEVADNDMNRWKNQPEDVTRLPTMKNESTNAEEIEYVQCTQCDVVFANMKYFVEHMNAEHQTEMHYCQYCELMYHGREKDFNEHMLMHGGNEDGLLDPTDLSKNELRHLEPAVVEESVCFTCNLCERTFSKKSDLKKHINRHSDANRIQHPDETELVNSAKQIINDRMSYKCNTCSKVIFTKRGFLRHIRVHSDKRPCKCDQCGKSYRIEQDLARHVRDVHEGLKKYACDICGRAFANKGAKDDHRRIHTGERPYACEHCPKMFRTLNSIYIHNRIHTDFKPHKCSYCGKYFRSKQRLTHHETTHTGIKAFACEICGKTFSVKGEVVRHRAIHNEEKPFDCKCGMKFGQKRYLRNHIKLHHKEASSWLLEELLGSN is encoded by the exons ATGGAATCTGAAAATGCTGTTGTGCTAGAATCATGCGAAGAAGATTCGATTTTGTTGCaaactgtaaaaaatatgGTAACAGAGGATGTACATACGGAAATTGATAGCAAGGAGGAGGAATTCTTTGTTGTTGCAGACGTGGAAGGTGAACAGCAGAATGTAATAGAAGTCTGCAACGAAGAAACAGCTATAACTGAGAACGGAGAACATATTTCGTGGTCCAATTTGTGCAGAGTGTGCGCCAATACCAATGACCATTTGATTCCAATATTTGAAGGAGAAGGTTTGGAGCACGACTTGTGcagtaaaatacataaatatttgccAATACAT ATATCCGAAACAGATGTGCTTCCACTGCAGTTGTGTTATCATTGTGCTGCTACCATATTAGCATGGCACGAACTCTTGGAAGGATGTTTAACAGCAGAGAGGAGGCTGTTGACAATGCAGGAATCTCTGCAAGTGAAAGAG aacaCAGACGGTTTGGAAGTATCAATAGATACGAGTACATCTAACATAACAGAATCTCTG CATCAAGAGCAGGAAACCATAAAGGATGAAGATTGTGGGGAAGTGGCTGATAATGATATGAACAG GTGGAAGAATCAACCCGAAGACGTTACACGATTACCGACCATGAAAAACGAAAGTACGAACGCCGAGGAGATTGAGTACGTCCAGTGCACGCAGTGCGACGTCGTCTTCGCAAACATGAAGTACTTCGTAGAGCACATGAACGCAGAGCATCAGACCGAAATGCATTATTGCCAGTACTGCGAGCTGATGTATCACGGTCGAGAGAAAGACTTTAACGAGCACATGCTGATGCACGGTGGCAACGAGGACGGACTATTGGACCCAACGGACCTCTCAAAGAATGAACTGCGCCACCTGGAACCTGCGGTTGTAGAGGAGTCGGTGTGCTTCACCTGCAACCTGTGCGAAAGGACCTTCTCGAAGAAGTCCGATCTGAAGAAGCACATTAACAGACATTCCGACGCGAACCGGATCCAGCATCCCGACGAGACCGAGCTAGTGAACAGTGCAAAGCAGATAATCAACGACCGCATGTCTTATAAATGTAATACGTGCAGCAAGGTGATATTCACGAAACGGGGCTTCCTGCGCCATATCCGAGTGCATTCCGATAAACGGCCTTGCAAGTGTGACCAGTGTGGAAAATCCTATCGCATCGAACAAGACCTGGCCAGGCACGTTAGAGACGTTCACGAGGGACTGAAGAAATACGCCTGCGACATCTGCGGGCGTGCATTCGCAAATAAAGGGGCTAAAGACGACCATCGAAGAATTCACACCGGCGAACGACCGTACGCCTGCGAACACTGTCCCAAAATGTTCCGGACCCTGAACTCCATCTACATTCACAACCGTATACACACCGACTTCAAACCACACAAGTGTTCCTATTGCGGCAAATATTTCCGGAGCAAACAAAGGCTGACCCATCACGAGACCACGCATACCGGCATCAAAGCGTTTGCCTGCGAGATTTGCGGTAAAACGTTTTCCGTGAAAGGAGAGGTCGTGCGGCACCGCGCGATACACAACGAAGAGAAACCATTCGACTGCAAATGCGGCATGAAATTCGGACAGAAAAGATATCTAAGGAATCATATAAAACTTCACCACAAAGAGGCATCCTCTTGGCTGCTAGAGGAACTCTTAGGAAGTAATTAA
- the LOC144469489 gene encoding uncharacterized protein LOC144469489 isoform X1 translates to MESENAVVLESCEEDSILLQTVKNMVTEDVHTEIDSKEEEFFVVADVEGEQQNVIEVCNEETAITENGEHISWSNLCRVCANTNDHLIPIFEGEGLEHDLCSKIHKYLPIHISETDVLPLQLCYHCAATILAWHELLEGCLTAERRLLTMQESLQVKENTDGLEVSIDTSTSNITESLHQEQETIKDEDCGEVADNDMNRFGLPRKKSLVAYCSWHMTATRSNNIIQTTNKYTAPQRPEKAVTERLTRKTSKEENTDSSTNSINSDVPDATTALLSKDKDNGLHTCMTCQRSFKRECHLARHAINCTNSLEKDRESISKDSDENEVEISDERDNWKLYKKCKRKRHETHPCMYCDYVSKKKKLLEVHLIESHSEFIGKKDRKLRCVDKELVTRARMEVDGKVYYHCNECGKNLYSPYTFFWHVRIHTGERSYTCHLCGKQFRVNQGLARHLKDTHAGIKNFPCDICGRMFTTKRNAEDHRRIHTGERPYVCNVCGKSFKQKASLFVHNRTHTDVFPFKCHYCEQSFRTRPPLVVHITKHTGEKPHACDICGRRFRIKYELKRHRLIHFDEKPWQCSECDLSFRQKRYLVNHKKINHGVS, encoded by the exons ATGGAATCTGAAAATGCTGTTGTGCTAGAATCATGCGAAGAAGATTCGATTTTGTTGCaaactgtaaaaaatatgGTAACAGAGGATGTACATACGGAAATTGATAGCAAGGAGGAGGAATTCTTTGTTGTTGCAGACGTGGAAGGTGAACAGCAGAATGTAATAGAAGTCTGCAACGAAGAAACAGCTATAACTGAGAACGGAGAACATATTTCGTGGTCCAATTTGTGCAGAGTGTGCGCCAATACCAATGACCATTTGATTCCAATATTTGAAGGAGAAGGTTTGGAGCACGACTTGTGcagtaaaatacataaatatttgccAATACAT ATATCCGAAACAGATGTGCTTCCACTGCAGTTGTGTTATCATTGTGCTGCTACCATATTAGCATGGCACGAACTCTTGGAAGGATGTTTAACAGCAGAGAGGAGGCTGTTGACAATGCAGGAATCTCTGCAAGTGAAAGAG aacaCAGACGGTTTGGAAGTATCAATAGATACGAGTACATCTAACATAACAGAATCTCTG CATCAAGAGCAGGAAACCATAAAGGATGAAGATTGTGGGGAAGTGGCTGATAATGATATGAACAG gTTTGGTCTACCTCGGAAGAAATCCCTCGTGGCATACTGCTCGTGGCATATGACAGCGACGCGctcgaataatataattcagaCCACTAACAAATATACAGCTCCCCAGAGACCTGAAAAAGCGGTCACCGAACGTCTGACGAGAAAAACTAGCAAGGAGGAGAACACAGACTCGTCCACCAATTCCATCAATTCAGACGTACCTGATGCGACAACCGCGCTTCTTTCCAAAGATAAAGACAACGGTCTACACACTTGCATGACGTGTCAGAGAAGCTTCAAAAGGGAGTGCCACTTGGCGCGGCACGCAATCAACTGTACAAATAGTCTTGAGAAAGACCGTGAAAGCATATCAAAGGATTCCGATGAGAACGAGGTCGAGATCAGTGATGAGAGAGATAACTGGAAACTGTACAAAAAGTGTAAGAGAAAGCGGCACGAGACACACCCGTGCATGTACTGCGACTACGTCTCCAAAAAGAAGAAGCTGCTAGAAGTACACTTGATCGAGTCGCATTCGGAGTTCATCGGCAAAAAAGATCGAAAGCTAAGATGCGTCGACAAAGAGTTGGTGACACGCGCCAGGATGGAGGTCGACGGGAAAGTATACTATCATTGCAACGAGTGCGGGAAAAACCTGTACTCGCCCTACACCTTCTTCTGGCACGTGCGCATACACACCGGTGAGCGGTCCTACACGTGTCACCTGTGCGGCAAACAGTTCAGAGTGAACCAAGGCCTGGCCAGGCACCTGAAGGACACCCACGCAGGGATAAAGAACTTCCCCTGCGACATCTGCGGTAGAATGTTCACCACGAAACGCAACGCGGAAGATCATAGACGTATACACACCGGCGAACGGCCATACGTCTGCAACGTCTGCGGCAAATCGTTCAAACAGAAGGCCTCCCTGTTTGTGCACAACCGAACGCACACGGACGTGTTTCCCTTCAAATGCCATTATTGCGAGCAGAGCTTCCGCACGAGACCGCCACTCGTAGTACACATAACGAAACACACAGGCGAAAAACCGCACGCGTGCGACATTTGCGGACGTCGGTTCCGCATCAAGTACGAGCTCAAGCGACACCGACTGATACACTTCGACGAAAAACCGTGGCAGTGCTCCGAGTGCGACCTCTCTTTCCGACAGAAACGCTATTTAGTTAATCATAAGAAAATCAATCATGGCGTGAGCTGA
- the LOC144469489 gene encoding uncharacterized protein LOC144469489 isoform X4, which translates to MESENAVVLESCEEDSILLQTVKNMVTEDVHTEIDSKEEEFFVVADVEGEQQNVIEVCNEETAITENGEHISWSNLCRVCANTNDHLIPIFEGEGLEHDLCSKIHKYLPIHISETDVLPLQLCYHCAATILAWHELLEGCLTAERRLLTMQESLQVKENTDGLEVSIDTSTSNITESLHQEQETIKDEDCGEVADNDMNRSSSMRTPFKVFLDMQNVFRKPYRIKYQLREKKPVDSSGDGHSVWISVVNSPLDQSAITEQLQNNDIDVKEEVTRLYDSNSLENVKLEDESRLTAQNERNTQRRTRGKCKICPSDVRNSGEPCEHVKQKSIVEVQESYQCDECSKCFKLKDSYLRHMRIHRDERPFTCQICGKQFRDSGGLSRHLKDVHEKLKNFTCDICGKSFASKATREDHRRTHTGERPYICDSCGKSFKSKASLYIHSKLHTNEFPHPCSYCNKKFRRRQEMLAHVTTHTGLVYLGRNPSWHTARGI; encoded by the exons ATGGAATCTGAAAATGCTGTTGTGCTAGAATCATGCGAAGAAGATTCGATTTTGTTGCaaactgtaaaaaatatgGTAACAGAGGATGTACATACGGAAATTGATAGCAAGGAGGAGGAATTCTTTGTTGTTGCAGACGTGGAAGGTGAACAGCAGAATGTAATAGAAGTCTGCAACGAAGAAACAGCTATAACTGAGAACGGAGAACATATTTCGTGGTCCAATTTGTGCAGAGTGTGCGCCAATACCAATGACCATTTGATTCCAATATTTGAAGGAGAAGGTTTGGAGCACGACTTGTGcagtaaaatacataaatatttgccAATACAT ATATCCGAAACAGATGTGCTTCCACTGCAGTTGTGTTATCATTGTGCTGCTACCATATTAGCATGGCACGAACTCTTGGAAGGATGTTTAACAGCAGAGAGGAGGCTGTTGACAATGCAGGAATCTCTGCAAGTGAAAGAG aacaCAGACGGTTTGGAAGTATCAATAGATACGAGTACATCTAACATAACAGAATCTCTG CATCAAGAGCAGGAAACCATAAAGGATGAAGATTGTGGGGAAGTGGCTGATAATGATATGAACAG GTCCAGTAGTATGCGGACACCATTTAAGGTGTTCTTAGACATGCAGAATGTATTTCGGAAGCCATACAGAATAAAGTACCAGTTGCGAGAAAAAAAGCCTGTAGACAGCAGCGGGGATGGCCATTCGGTGTGGATCAGCGTCGTGAACTCGCCGCTCGATCAGTCTGCTATCACTGAGCAACTACAAAATAATGATATCGACGTGAAGGAAGAAGTAACCCGACTGTACGACTCGAACAGTTTAGAGAATGTAAAATTAGAGGACGAGAGCAGGCTGACCGCTCAGAATGAAAGAAACACGCAGAGAAGGACAAGAGGGAAATGCAAGATATGTCCTAGCGACGTTCGAAACTCTGGAGAACCGTGCGAGCATGTCAAACAGAAAAGTATCGTCGAGGTTCAGGAGTCTTATCAATGCGACGAGTGCAGCAAATGCTTTAAACTGAAGGACTCGTATCTGAGACACATGAGGATACACAGGGACGAAAGGCCGTTCACTTGTCAGATCTGTGGAAAGCAATTCCGTGATTCGGGTGGTCTGTCCAGGCACTTGAAAGACGTGCATgagaaactgaaaaattttaCCTGCGACATATGCGGGAAATCGTTCGCGTCGAAGGCCACTAGAGAGGATCATCGTAGAACGCACACGGGAGAGAGGCCTTACATTTGTGACTCGTGCGGCAAGAGCTTCAAGTCGAAAGCATCTCTGTACATTCACAGTAAACTACATACGAATGAGTTTCCGCATCCGTGTTCTTATTGCAACAAAAAGTTCCGTAGGAGGCAGGAGATGCTGGCCCATGTAACCACTCATACGG gTTTGGTCTACCTCGGAAGAAATCCCTCGTGGCATACTGCTCGTGGCATATGA
- the LOC144469489 gene encoding uncharacterized protein LOC144469489 isoform X3 produces the protein MESENAVVLESCEEDSILLQTVKNMVTEDVHTEIDSKEEEFFVVADVEGEQQNVIEVCNEETAITENGEHISWSNLCRVCANTNDHLIPIFEGEGLEHDLCSKIHKYLPIHISETDVLPLQLCYHCAATILAWHELLEGCLTAERRLLTMQESLQVKENTDGLEVSIDTSTSNITESLHQEQETIKDEDCGEVADNDMNRSSSMRTPFKVFLDMQNVFRKPYRIKYQLREKKPVDSSGDGHSVWISVVNSPLDQSAITEQLQNNDIDVKEEVTRLYDSNSLENVKLEDESRLTAQNERNTQRRTRGKCKICPSDVRNSGEPCEHVKQKSIVEVQESYQCDECSKCFKLKDSYLRHMRIHRDERPFTCQICGKQFRDSGGLSRHLKDVHEKLKNFTCDICGKSFASKATREDHRRTHTGERPYICDSCGKSFKSKASLYIHSKLHTNEFPHPCSYCNKKFRRRQEMLAHVTTHTGEKNYGCDICSKRFRVKSELVRHKLIHSENKPFVCVKCGLAFRQKRYLNNHVKSRHVETLRAC, from the exons ATGGAATCTGAAAATGCTGTTGTGCTAGAATCATGCGAAGAAGATTCGATTTTGTTGCaaactgtaaaaaatatgGTAACAGAGGATGTACATACGGAAATTGATAGCAAGGAGGAGGAATTCTTTGTTGTTGCAGACGTGGAAGGTGAACAGCAGAATGTAATAGAAGTCTGCAACGAAGAAACAGCTATAACTGAGAACGGAGAACATATTTCGTGGTCCAATTTGTGCAGAGTGTGCGCCAATACCAATGACCATTTGATTCCAATATTTGAAGGAGAAGGTTTGGAGCACGACTTGTGcagtaaaatacataaatatttgccAATACAT ATATCCGAAACAGATGTGCTTCCACTGCAGTTGTGTTATCATTGTGCTGCTACCATATTAGCATGGCACGAACTCTTGGAAGGATGTTTAACAGCAGAGAGGAGGCTGTTGACAATGCAGGAATCTCTGCAAGTGAAAGAG aacaCAGACGGTTTGGAAGTATCAATAGATACGAGTACATCTAACATAACAGAATCTCTG CATCAAGAGCAGGAAACCATAAAGGATGAAGATTGTGGGGAAGTGGCTGATAATGATATGAACAG GTCCAGTAGTATGCGGACACCATTTAAGGTGTTCTTAGACATGCAGAATGTATTTCGGAAGCCATACAGAATAAAGTACCAGTTGCGAGAAAAAAAGCCTGTAGACAGCAGCGGGGATGGCCATTCGGTGTGGATCAGCGTCGTGAACTCGCCGCTCGATCAGTCTGCTATCACTGAGCAACTACAAAATAATGATATCGACGTGAAGGAAGAAGTAACCCGACTGTACGACTCGAACAGTTTAGAGAATGTAAAATTAGAGGACGAGAGCAGGCTGACCGCTCAGAATGAAAGAAACACGCAGAGAAGGACAAGAGGGAAATGCAAGATATGTCCTAGCGACGTTCGAAACTCTGGAGAACCGTGCGAGCATGTCAAACAGAAAAGTATCGTCGAGGTTCAGGAGTCTTATCAATGCGACGAGTGCAGCAAATGCTTTAAACTGAAGGACTCGTATCTGAGACACATGAGGATACACAGGGACGAAAGGCCGTTCACTTGTCAGATCTGTGGAAAGCAATTCCGTGATTCGGGTGGTCTGTCCAGGCACTTGAAAGACGTGCATgagaaactgaaaaattttaCCTGCGACATATGCGGGAAATCGTTCGCGTCGAAGGCCACTAGAGAGGATCATCGTAGAACGCACACGGGAGAGAGGCCTTACATTTGTGACTCGTGCGGCAAGAGCTTCAAGTCGAAAGCATCTCTGTACATTCACAGTAAACTACATACGAATGAGTTTCCGCATCCGTGTTCTTATTGCAACAAAAAGTTCCGTAGGAGGCAGGAGATGCTGGCCCATGTAACCACTCATACGGGTGAGAAGAATTACGGTTGCGATATCTGTTCGAAACGGTTCCGGGTGAAATCGGAACTCGTTAGGCACAAGCTGATCCACTCCGAAAACAAGCCGTTCGTTTGTGTGAAATGCGGCCTCGCTTTCCGACAGAAACGATATCTGAATAATCACGTTAAAAGCAGACACGTTGAAACATTGCGAGCATGCTAA
- the LOC144469341 gene encoding uncharacterized protein LOC144469341 yields NNGDKSIFRCRNRPVELRPRVVSNTGPEISVQTVDNDSAVRRGQTREQKENPLSRKRRTVEERDELARSKINKDGVTCYRCNDCGKTLSTAYNLLTHRNTHTGIKPYACQVCGKSFPSASGLNRHSRDVHAEIKRFACDICGRCLASRVSRDEHRRTHTGERPHVCETCGKSFKQKASLHVHRLFHSKLRPYRCSSCDRCFSRKQELDKHVHGHVGQRPYACEVCGERFLSKGCVSRHKRVHESRGKPYVCPVCDARFGQERYLKNHARNCHRASVSLE; encoded by the coding sequence AATAACGGGGACAAATCTATTTTCAGGTGTAGAAATCGGCCGGTCGAGTTACGACCGCGAGTGGTTTCGAACACCGGTCCGGAGATCAGTGTACAGACAGTCGATAATGATAGCGCTGTTCGCAGAGGTCAGACCCGTGAACAGAAAGAGAATCCATTGAGTCGGAAAAGACGAACGGTCGAAGAACGAGACGAGTTGGCACGCTCGAAAATTAATAAGGACGGGGTTACGTGTTACCGGTGTAACGATTGCGGTAAAACGCTGTCCACCGCGTACAATTTGCTCACTCATCGAAACACTCACACCGGGATAAAACCCTATGCGTGTCAGGTTTGTGGGAAAAGCTTCCCATCGGCGTCCGGCTTGAACAGACACTCGCGAGATGTTCACGcagaaattaaacgattcgCCTGTGATATATGCGGCCGCTGCCTGGCTTCACGGGTCTCTAGAGACGAGCACAGGCGTACCCATACCGGAGAGAGACCGCACGTTTGCGAAACCTGTGGCAAATCGTTTAAACAAAAGGCATCTCTGCACGTTCACAGACTGTTTCATTCGAAACTGCGCCCTTACCGATGCTCTTCGTGCGACCGGTGCTTCTCGAGAAAGCAAGAGTTAGATAAGCATGTTCATGGTCATGTCGGTCAGAGGCCATACGCTTGCGAGGTCTGCGGCGAACGGTTTCTAAGCAAAGGCTGTGTCAGCCGTCATAAACGTGTCCACGAGAGCCGCGGGAAACCGTACGTTTGTCCCGTGTGCGACGCGAGATTCGGCCAGGAGCGTTACTTGAAGAACCATGCGAGGAACTGTCACAGAGCTTCGGTTTCGCTGGAATGA
- the LOC144469491 gene encoding uncharacterized protein LOC144469491 isoform X1: protein MLSVIPHDKGLASVRYHIKQRPVSSNTCFSSRDTVTCDLNITMNEIETCPYDRSHRISKSKLPYHLLRCKLSNSSKAKVCCPFNAFHIINEAIFEEHVKNCSSSGNVRTHLYSFESTKQLGTMPLEAVALLTVPIMEDWKEEGLETYDPWKNTERRDITRCKSGGTRTQKKHYKLAERNRLSMLKRKNIFKPHVRQAACVRHKPLKEYFSVSELISNLRRMSLLDFDVLLKSADLSNLHISNNNKFKEYRYMSQFIEGILAQKIEELVLHCIKNEIF, encoded by the exons ATGCTTTCGGTTATTCCTCATGACAAAGGACTCGCCAGTGTCCGGTATCACATAAAACAGCGTCCCGTAAGCAGCAACACGTGTTTCTCTTCGCGCGACACAGTAACGT GCGATCTAAACATAACGATGAATGAGATAGAAACGTGTCCTTACGATAGAAGTCATCGAATTTCCAAAAGCAAGCTACCGTATCATCTTCTTCGTTGTAAACTAAGTAATTCATCAAAGGCGAAAGTTTGTTGCCCCTTCAACgcttttcatattattaacgaGGCAATTTTTGAG gaACACgtcaaaaattgttcgagcAGTGGAAATGTGAGAACACATTTATATAGTTTCGAATCAACAAAACAGTTGGGCACAATGCCCTTGGAAGCAGTTGCATTGCTAACAGTGCCTATAATGGAAGACTGGAAAGAG GAAGGTCTAGAAACATATGATCCTTGGAAGAATACTGAAAGAAGAGACATAACACGTTGCAAATCAGGAGGTACCCGAACGCAAAAGAAACATTACAAATTAGCTGAACGCAATAGACTGAGTATGCTTAAGAGGAAAAACATATTCAAACCACATGTTCGTCAGGCAGCTTGTGTT agACATAAACCattgaaagaatatttcagTGTTTCCGAACTGATTAGCAATCTAAGGAGAATGTCTCTGTTAGATTTTgatgttttattgaaaagtgCTGACTTAAGTAACTTACATATTAGTAACAATAACAAGTTCAAGGAATATAGATACATGTCACAGTTTATAGAAGGG attcTGGCCcagaaaattgaagaattggTATTGCACTGTATCAAGAACGAAATTTTCTAA
- the LOC144469491 gene encoding uncharacterized protein LOC144469491 isoform X2: MNEIETCPYDRSHRISKSKLPYHLLRCKLSNSSKAKVCCPFNAFHIINEAIFEEHVKNCSSSGNVRTHLYSFESTKQLGTMPLEAVALLTVPIMEDWKEEGLETYDPWKNTERRDITRCKSGGTRTQKKHYKLAERNRLSMLKRKNIFKPHVRQAACVRHKPLKEYFSVSELISNLRRMSLLDFDVLLKSADLSNLHISNNNKFKEYRYMSQFIEGILAQKIEELVLHCIKNEIF; the protein is encoded by the exons ATGAATGAGATAGAAACGTGTCCTTACGATAGAAGTCATCGAATTTCCAAAAGCAAGCTACCGTATCATCTTCTTCGTTGTAAACTAAGTAATTCATCAAAGGCGAAAGTTTGTTGCCCCTTCAACgcttttcatattattaacgaGGCAATTTTTGAG gaACACgtcaaaaattgttcgagcAGTGGAAATGTGAGAACACATTTATATAGTTTCGAATCAACAAAACAGTTGGGCACAATGCCCTTGGAAGCAGTTGCATTGCTAACAGTGCCTATAATGGAAGACTGGAAAGAG GAAGGTCTAGAAACATATGATCCTTGGAAGAATACTGAAAGAAGAGACATAACACGTTGCAAATCAGGAGGTACCCGAACGCAAAAGAAACATTACAAATTAGCTGAACGCAATAGACTGAGTATGCTTAAGAGGAAAAACATATTCAAACCACATGTTCGTCAGGCAGCTTGTGTT agACATAAACCattgaaagaatatttcagTGTTTCCGAACTGATTAGCAATCTAAGGAGAATGTCTCTGTTAGATTTTgatgttttattgaaaagtgCTGACTTAAGTAACTTACATATTAGTAACAATAACAAGTTCAAGGAATATAGATACATGTCACAGTTTATAGAAGGG attcTGGCCcagaaaattgaagaattggTATTGCACTGTATCAAGAACGAAATTTTCTAA